The genome window TAACCGAAGCGTTTATGCCACAACATAGATCAAATTTCATTATCACAACTATGTTTGGTGCAAACATTAGTATTTATATGTAGAGACAAAAGTGATTCAAAAAAAGTAGGATCAAGGTTTAGTTTATACAACCCATTGCGTAAAATGCCATTCCCAatgaaatttccatttttggaaAGAGTAAGGGAATTATTCTCAAAATGGAACACATAGCCTTCCAAATCAAGACAAGACAAGAATAATAAGTTTCTAGAAAATGAGGTACATAAAAGGTATTAAGAAGATCTAGCAAATTTCCGAAACTAAGAATAATGCAATAGGTCCCAACAGTTTCAACTTTTAGCCAGTCTTGTTTCCCATCAGAATTGTCTTTTAGGTTGTCATTGGTTGGCAGTTTGTAAGGAATCCTTGCATATTATTTGAAACATGAATAGTTGCACCAGAGTCAAGCCACCAAGTATTAGAAGGAACATCAATTAAATTACGGAACACATAAATAAAAAGAGATTACCTTTCTTCTGAAACCAAGCCTTGCATTTGATGCAGTCCTTCTTCTTATGtcccttctttttacaaaaatgACATCGAAATTCAAAACAATCATGATTAGATGCTTCTTCTTGATTTTCATTATTTGGTGTCTTGTGACTCTTTTTCTTGGTCTTTCTAGGTCCTTTTTCCTTTATGACCTTGTGATACCAATTGGACCATTCGCAATACTTCTCGTTTTAATCTCTCGTCCTCTTGTACACACATAGAGATGAGTTCATTTATGGCCCACTTATCTTTTTAAGTGTTGTAGTTAATCTTGAATGGACTATATTGAGAAAGGAGTAAGTTGAGAATGAATTGCATTAAAAAGGATTCAGAAATCGTCATATCCATAGACTTAAACTGTTCAACCAAATTATTCATCTCCATAATGTGCTCAGACACACCACTTTCTTCATCATATTTTTTAGTAGTCAAAGTTGCCATAAGCATATCTGCCAAAACTTTATTAGTTGCTGAAAATTGTTGCCTCATAGAAGCCAGAAATGCATGTGTCCTTGTGGATTTTGGAATTGATTTTCGTATATGTTTTGCAATCTTGCTTTTGATGATCATGAGGCTTAAACGGTTGGAACATTCCCAACTTTCATAAAGAGCCTTTTCAGCTTGTGAACTTTCAAGAGTAGATTGTGCAGGTTCATCAATTCGGAGACATAGTTCTAAATCCAAACATCCCAAAGAAATGAGCACTTGCTCATGCCAATTAGGATAGTTAGACCCATTCAATATCAGAATATTGGATGTTACTCTCAAAAGTGCAGTTAGACTGATAGCTGAAATTACACAAATCATGTCATGAGATATGTCATTAGTAGAGTAGTCAATTGCATCATCTTATTCTATCTTTGGACAAAATAAAGATATGCTAGCAATTCACTTTAAAGAGCAATCAATTGCATCATCTTGTCCTACAATTGGGTAGACTCAAGACATGCTAGCAATTCACTCTATAAGTAAGTAATAGTAATTCACTTAGTGTCCCAAAATAGAGATGGTATACACCTTTGGGTTATATAACAGCTCTTTCATGAATATAGAATGTAAAATACCTTTGGGTAATTTTAATAGAatcatgaaataaaaataacctTATAACCTTTATCACAATTGGGCCATTTTGTTCATAGTTTATAAGGCCATTTTAGATTGTCCAAAAACTGTATATGGATATTTCTCACAACAAATTACGTGAGGTAAATATAAATTTTCTCATGATGCATGATGTGAGATACCCAAGAGAgtgttttaatattttcttaaaaCTTGTTCCATATTTAATAAGTATGCAAATACAATAATGCATATtaaagataaaaatataatgatATATCAAGGTTTAAATACCTAAATCATGTCATGCATTTCTATGACTTGTAAATCATGAATAGAAAGAATTAAGACATACTTTGTGCTATTGAATATGTCTCTAGTTGGAGTTATATGATTTCAATCCTTAATCTTCCCTCTCCTACCCTCTCTTACGTTTGCTCTAGTGATGGGATAATTCTCACAACCTATTTCAGTGGAGAGAAGGACCAAGAGCCTATTTATAGCATAAGTGACTCATCCTATCATGATCATTAATAAGACTCATTAATTCTTCCTACCTGATAAGATGAATCTTACCATCAACCACTTGTTTCAAGGATGTATATGCACAGTCATCAATGTATATACATTCATTTATTTGAGGTTTCATGAATGTATGGATAAGTTCATTTATCACTTAAGTTAGATTCATGAATTTGGTCATTGAATCTTGTGATTTATTAATTAGGTACATCACTTTGGTCATGATATGTTGACCACATGCATACAAGTACTTAATTTGTTCTTTCATGTGGGATAATACTACTTTATTACTTATACATTTATGTGATCATGTAGGCTACAATAAGTAATTAATTTACATACATGACAAAAAAAGTTttctattcaattttttttctatttatataaCTAATAGTTTCAAAACATTATCCATTTTTCTCTGgctttttaaattaatttttctattcAAATTACTTcatttgaattgttattttctagagtttttctaaaaaaaaatgtactatAGTGTTTTGATGTAACTAAAgtaaaaaagataattgaaaattaTGTTCATagaaaaagtatttttttttaaaaaaaaatggtaatcCAAACAAGGGTTTGCACTTTCTACCAATGAATGAAAATATGCTTTTGCACTCTAGATGTTCTCCCCTTTCTCTTCTCACTTTTTTTGGTAAACTTGTATAGGGGGATTACGGggataaatgaaaaaaaattacagggggaaaaattgaatatttataCAAACTATAAGTGGTCATATGATGATTAAGATTTTATCTCACGTGTTTTATAGTGTGTTTGGTATAAATGCTGTAATTAATTATACATTCCATCCATTTTCCACATCACATAAAACTATTGGGAGTTATGTGACAATTTTGAAACCTTAGGGAGACCATCAAACATTATATAAAAATTACAAGGAAATTATAAGTAGAGCTGCAATTCAATTGAACAACTTGACTCGAATTCACGAGTAGCTCGGTTAACTGCTTGACTCGAACTCGATTAATGCCAAGTTCGAGTCGATCTCGAGCTACTTGATTGAGCTTTCAAGTCAAGTTCGAATATGTATATCATATACTCGAGAACTTGTCGAATTCTATCGAGTACTgggtataatatataattaatttattataaataattaaattacctttttAAGTTAATTATTTGCAATAAGTACGATCCTAATCATTTGTCGAGTTCAAACTCGATATCAAACTTACTAACTTCTCGAGTTATATCGGGTCAAGTTTGAGTCTTCCTGGTATTACATCGAGTCGAgttcaaaatttattcaaacaaCTCTCTCGAGAAGTCGAACTCAAATTTGGCGATACTCGAGTTTGACTTGATTCGATATCACCCCTAGGCCCTAGTTATAAgtaatttacccaaaaaaaaaaaaagaaaaaaaaaaaagaaagggaatgaGCCCGTATTGCCGTTCACATACGTCTCCCATATTCATTCACCTTACCCGTTGAAGTCAAAAGATTTTACTGGGCATTACCAAAAAGCCTCCAAGCCAAAAGCCCAGAAATGCCATTTCACGTTCCCTCCTCATTTCATTTTTACGAACTAGCCCTTCCTTTCCCCGCGTTTCTCCGTCGTCCTCCTGGCTAGTTGGCTTGCTTCATTCTCCgaatattctttttcttcacctcgcccacctggATCATTTTCTTAAAGTTCCAAATATATCCCCAACTTTAAACCTATATATAACCCTCCAGTCAAAAATTGAATTCGATTCAATCCTCTATGCCATTTTTTCTTCCGTTTAATGCACGAATTCCTTTCCCACTTTCACTGCCTTCTCATATTAGTCATCGAATTTTGATAATCCGACTAGGGTTCCGAATTCGGGGTAAATATTCAATTGGAGTAACACCCAATGATCGTTGAATTGAGGAAACTTGAATTGAATTAACAGAATTCTGTTGAGTTCAATTCGCATTATTTTTCGTTCCGGATTCTTTGGCGGTAGTATCTGTGGAGATGACATTGCCAATGGATAAATTGTGTTTAGGGTTGATCGATCCACAGGATGATCCACAAAGTTCTGAAATCAAGTAAGCTTTTTTGATAGAATTGTTGAGTATGTATGTTTGTTCATAAATAGCACCTCTGATTTTATGTAATATCCCATGTGTGGGGTGTGAGTGTTTTTGTCAAGTCAGTGCACTAATTTGCGCCAAAGTTAAACTCCAGATGCAGGGCCTAGtcatctttttctccttttgtcGCACTATTTATTGTATTCTTCAGAGTCTTCTCCCATTGGCCACTTGCGCACCTTTGTAAAGACTTGAGGATATAGGGGATGGCCTATTAGTAAGTTGGTAGCAGTTCAGAAGCTCGTTGGGCCATCTTCGTTCCCTCACTTCTTAGGCTTCATTATTGAAATTTTAGGAACATTTGATATGTTGACTGTATACTCATCCAAAGCTTTTATTCCCCATAACTGAGTTCTGATTTTTGCTTGGATATTGTAGATTAACATGCTTATTTTGCAATACAACAGCTTAGCATTGTCTTTCGTTTACTTTTGTTAGTATGTGTGTATTTCAAATATTATAGAAAAATAGTTAAAGATTTGATTATCCTTTTATGCACAGCGTTATTTATCCAGATTGCCCATTTTCTTGTCTGCTGTTGTTCATCCTTATATAGATGTGCTCTTTATATAGATTATTTCTTTTGTCTCCAGGAAAACATATGTGGTTCTAGTATCGACAGGAAGCTTCAACCCTCCTACATACATGCACATGCGGTGTTTCGGTCAGTATTCTAAAATTTTGGCAATTTATCCAGGCAGATTAAAGTTCTTCTTTCAAATTCATTAGAATCTAGGAATTGGGGATGATCAGCAATTACACCTATATGTGCATAAAGAGTATTAATTTGGTGGCtatgttttataattttttcataGAATGCATCATATAGCCTGTATtgattaatttcttttaatgctTAGAGTTGGCAAGAGACGCACTAAATTCAGCTGGGTTTTGCGTAATTGGAGGTTATATGTCACCTGTAAATGATGCTTATAAGAAAAAGGTATAGAATCTATAACTAAGCAATCAAATCATATTGATTTGGGATGTTGGTAGCAGGATTTTTGTATAAATTGATGCTGATCTTTTaaagaatatatatattagaATATTTCTGTCCTTACATAATGAGTTGAACTTTCAAAAGGATAACTGATTACAATCTTAGTAATTATTGCTGGAATTAGAAGGAGAAAGAAAGTAAATGAAGAATCCTTTTGGACTTTTTAGCATTATAACTCCTTGAGCAGTCACAAATGGCCCAGCTAATACTAATATAATTCTTAAGACCTGTAGCATACATGAGTGACTACTgattataatttctttttcaatgatttttggggacaatttctaGTCAAATCTTCTATACATCTTTGTTTTCATGCTCTTAATACACCTCAGTGCTTTTTTACTGTAACttaatattttgtttttctatgATCATCTGAGTGTTTTAGCTAagaattgtttttgttttcattttcatgaTAGGGTCTCATATCTGCTGAACATCGTCTTGCAATGTGCAATTTGGCCTGCAGAAGTTCTGAGTTTGTGATGGTGGACCCCTGGGAGGtctcccttctctctcttaAAATTAGCAGTCACATcctttttggacaattattttggACAAGCATGTTCCGTCTGTTAAttgaattttgattggaaaCTTCATAAACTGTACTTTGGTCTTTTATTGTCCCTTGATGATGTTACAGGCAAATCAGAGTACTTATCAACGGACATTGACAGTTTTGTCCAGAATCAAGAGTGCATTATGTGAGAGTGGCCGGATATTCAGTGGTGAGTTTTGACATTTTATTCAGTTTTCCAGGAatatttcattattttcttgtcATGCATGTTTCCCACGTTGACTAGCTTAAGCTTGGTTATCTTTGAAGGAACTCAAGTTGTCAATAGCTTACCCTAAGCTATAGGTGTAAAGCTTAAAATCTGTACGCCTTTCAATTTTGTGCTCATCAGGATAGAGTTGTATGATTCAGCTCTCGGTCTTTTATCTAGATCGGTGGTCATTTCATTACCAGCAGTTGATTGTCTGCAGGTACCCTTAAGGTCATGCTAATATGTGGTTCTGACCTGGTAGAATCATTCAGCACCCCTGGAGTATGGATCCGTGATCAGGTGGGCTTCATATGTATAGCAATTAAAAACTTCCTCAACAACCAGGAATGGTATCCATTTTGGGTTCCTTAATTTCATTTATTAAGTGGTATCCTTTAAGTATCATTTTGCCATCAGAAGCATGAAATTGGGATTTTATTTTAATCTTAGGGAATAAAAGTCTGATGTTAGTAATGTTCTTCTTGATTATTTTGTTACCTCTAATTGAGAGACACATATAGGAGAGAGGAAAAAATGTTTAAATACTGTAATGGCAATAAAATATGTACATTTTATGAGCTATGCTGAAAAGAATATTGAAACTTGTAAGATGCACTTGAAACACTATTCCAGAAGGCAACTCAGTACAAATTACGAGATTGTTAGTGGTAGAAATTCATGTAATCAGTTCACTTTTATATACTTAGGTTGAGGCAATATGCAGAGATTTTGGGTTGGTTTGCATTCGCAGACATGGTCAGGATGTTGAGAAGATGATCAATGATGATGACATTCTGAACAATTTTAAGGTAACCTAAAGTACAATTTTAGCTCATAAAACTCTTGTTTGTATTTTGTCCCCACAATTGTTGTTCAACTTATTGATGGGCATGTGCTATGTTCATTGTCTGCATTTACATTTACCTATATTTAAGGCCGCCCATAGTCTTATGTCTAATAATCAGAATCGAAAATAATTTTATTGGAGTTGTAAGTTGCAGAATATATATAAATTGGACTTTTTTATTCAAATATCTGGACCGTATATGTTTAGCAGTTACTTCAAGTGGTTTTCAGATAAGCCAAACTTGACATTTGAGAACTGGGCTTCATTGCAAGGAGCTTAATAAAGTGTTTGGACATCATTTGGTGCATGTTGCTTACCCTACTCCCCATCCTGCAACCACAGGGCCATTTTTTATTGATGTACTTCCAATTTATTAGTTGCCCATGTTTTGCACAGAATAACATCAAAATTGTTGACGAAGTGGTGCCAAATGGAATCAGTTCAACAGGATTGAGGTAAAAAGTTAAGTGTGTTTTTACCAGTTAAGATGGTAGCCACCGTTCATAAtggttttcaaagaaaagagaTAAATTGTTGACTTTCTTTCAGGGACTGCATTTCGAGGGGCTTGTCTGTGAAATATTTAACTGCTGATGAAGTAATTGGTTATATTAAACAACATGACCTCTACACCACTTAGAAGTCCGATGATGCCTCTGCTTTTTAAGTAATCTCCTATTTGAAGGACCGCTGTATTAAACATTCTACTATTATAGTAGGAGTGGTAGTTTATTTGCTAGGAAAGGCATATGGCTGATGTTTCAGATTTTCAGTCCCGTTAGTATGACTCAGGGATTTAACTTGGGTAGCAAAAGCTGCTCGTGGATGAGTCGCCTGGTCTTTGACGGACCGTGGAAGTTACTTTCTACCTTGAAGCGGGATGGAGAGACTGTCTAATGTATTCAATTTTTGCCACAGAAGTTGACATTTCTCAATATTGCGGCCAATGTGTCAGGAGAGAAGAATTGGAAGACATGTATATAGTCTCTATAGGATGTAAGATgtctcttaattttttttcttttttcttttacataTGGCTGAGAATTTTAGAAAGGGTTCAAAGGCGATCTCTCATGAGCAATATTAAATGTAGTCGTAGCTTAAACGTACTTTAACATATTGACAGTAGTCTTGTAGACTACCATTTCCTGAAGAAAAAAGTATACACCTCACGTTGTACTTTAAGGCCTCCATCCTCACCTACAATTCCTCTCGACCCTCGAGTATTGTCACTCGCATTTGATAAAATCTGCAGTTTTTcgtaattttcttcaatttctttgaATAATCATCTTGCTAAGGTGAAAATCTTTTCTGCATCCTCTCTGGGATGTTATCCATTGATTGCCACGAGAGCTGAGTATGATACTAACCGGATacggggcagggacggtcatcagcATGACCGTCCCTGAACGGTCCCCTCACAAAACTGAAGAAGTGGCCATCATTAATCCACGTTGGCAAAGCTCAAAACAGAGTCATTTTGATTAATgagcaaggaaaaaaatttctaaaaactgTCTGAGCTTAACGCCTCCGttaccaaccattgaaactccCATCCACAAAATCCCACCTAATTGACTCGCTATGACTTCATTTCAATTCTTAACGCCTCCGttaccaaccattgaaactccCATCCACAAAATCCCACCTAATTGACTCGCTATGACTTCATTTCAATTCTTGGtacgaaaattttttttagtctCCCTCCAAAAAGTTGTCAATATTCATCTACAATTTTAGAACTAAGGCAAAATACAATCAATGAATAGGAAAGTTGCAGACAAGGGGCAGAAGAAGAGCAGTCAAAATACACTTAGAAAAAGGAAGAACTACCTATTGAAGGAGAAATTCTTGAAGGCCTAATATCTATAAAGGGTCGGGGAAGGTTAGGACTGAACAATGAAGCTAAAGATGATGGAGTCCAAAACAGTGACACCCAATCGCATTTACATAAACCCTACAGGTAACAATATTGCAAACTAATGACATAATTTCTATTGTTTGGTGAATAGCATCACATGATTTTATATCATGGTTGTCGAAAATATATAGATGTTAGAAATTAGATCTGTTCATGGGCCATATGGG of Coffea arabica cultivar ET-39 chromosome 5c, Coffea Arabica ET-39 HiFi, whole genome shotgun sequence contains these proteins:
- the LOC113689840 gene encoding nicotinamide/nicotinic acid mononucleotide adenylyltransferase-like; protein product: MTLPMDKLCLGLIDPQDDPQSSEIKKTYVVLVSTGSFNPPTYMHMRCFELARDALNSAGFCVIGGYMSPVNDAYKKKGLISAEHRLAMCNLACRSSEFVMVDPWEANQSTYQRTLTVLSRIKSALCESGRIFSGTLKVMLICGSDLVESFSTPGVWIRDQVEAICRDFGLVCIRRHGQDVEKMINDDDILNNFKNNIKIVDEVVPNGISSTGLRDCISRGLSVKYLTADEVIGYIKQHDLYTT